One Cotesia glomerata isolate CgM1 linkage group LG8, MPM_Cglom_v2.3, whole genome shotgun sequence genomic window carries:
- the LOC123270753 gene encoding beclin-1-like protein A isoform X1, with amino-acid sequence MIRGLLVAGAITLATLSRYSLAQTATLTSLAIFLSSSLTPIVTAAPSYNLGVLSESNINIMETWEQPCGTPLAASLKRSPQRHSVHRALKRVRIQLRVAQNHFRKDLKVVHELYSKVYKVLRGQYHQSWLPKNQLEWYYNEVWCKEKSKKAEYALPKLHDALQRFAITFHLLKRFRLNSNINVEYTMNKRNDIMAGMQNEVHRMLCEVETAILNLGLQLPQSHKAIIVTSNSDWAMEGDLTLMLIQDWGVLRLYQAFLNDWTRAFRNATAIGPGTCDPNATKPIFYRAKQKNPKKKRRLKPKKLDPNKKKQNIKSNININDDNNNFNTTINNNNNNNNNNNNTSNNRSGVVRNNEIVVGVNGKVIHSRRRGVRQRMAKNRRKKTRH; translated from the exons ATTCACTCGCACAAACGGCGACACTTACAAGTCTAgcgatatttttgagctcaagtTTGACGCCAATAGTGACAGCGGCACCTTCTTACAATCTCGGCGTTCTTTCAGAgtctaatataaatattatggaGACGTGGGAGCAACCTTGCGGTACACCACTGGCTGCATCTTTAAAACGATCACCACAAAGGCATAGTGTTCATCGTGCTCTTAAAAGAGTAAGAATACAACTGCGTGTTGCTCAAAATCATTTTCGTAAAGACCTCAAAGTTGTACACGAACTTTATTCAAAG gtgtACAAAGTTTTAAGAGGGCAATATCATCAAAGTTGGTTGCCAAAAAATCAACTCGAGTGGTACTACAACGAAGTTTGGTGTAAAGAAAAGAGCAAAAAAGCAGAATACGCGCTTCCAAAACTTCACGATGCGCTTCAAAGATTTGCAATAACTTTTCATCTACTAAAACGATTTCGGCTGAACTCGAATATCAACGTCGAGTATACAATGAACAAACGGAATGATATCATGGCAGGAATGCAGAATGAAGTTCATAGA atGCTCTGTGAAGTAGAAACTGCGATCTTAAACTTAGGCTTGCAACTCCCACAATCTCACAAAGCAATAATAGTAACATCAAATTCAGATTGGGCTATGGAAGGCGACCTAACATTGATGTTAATCCAAGATTGGGGTGTCCTCCGACTATACCAAGCATTCTTGAACGATTGGACTAGAGCATTCCGCAACGCAACGGCTATCGGGCCCGGAACTTGCGACCCTAATGCAACGAAGCCTATTTTCTACCGAGCGAAGCAGAAGAACCCGAAGAAGAAGCGACGATTGAAGCCCAAAAAGCTGGACCCGAACAAGAAAAAACagaatattaaaagtaatattaatattaatgatgacaataataattttaatactactattaataataataataataataataataataataataacactaGTAACAATAGAAGTGGTGTAGTTAGGAATAATGAAATAGTCGTGGGAGTTAATGGCAAAGTTATTCATTCTCGTAGACGAGGCGTTAGACAACGAATGGCTAAAAATAGACGAAAAAAAACTAgacattaa
- the LOC123270753 gene encoding beclin-1-like protein A isoform X2: METWEQPCGTPLAASLKRSPQRHSVHRALKRVRIQLRVAQNHFRKDLKVVHELYSKVYKVLRGQYHQSWLPKNQLEWYYNEVWCKEKSKKAEYALPKLHDALQRFAITFHLLKRFRLNSNINVEYTMNKRNDIMAGMQNEVHRMLCEVETAILNLGLQLPQSHKAIIVTSNSDWAMEGDLTLMLIQDWGVLRLYQAFLNDWTRAFRNATAIGPGTCDPNATKPIFYRAKQKNPKKKRRLKPKKLDPNKKKQNIKSNININDDNNNFNTTINNNNNNNNNNNNTSNNRSGVVRNNEIVVGVNGKVIHSRRRGVRQRMAKNRRKKTRH, translated from the exons atggaGACGTGGGAGCAACCTTGCGGTACACCACTGGCTGCATCTTTAAAACGATCACCACAAAGGCATAGTGTTCATCGTGCTCTTAAAAGAGTAAGAATACAACTGCGTGTTGCTCAAAATCATTTTCGTAAAGACCTCAAAGTTGTACACGAACTTTATTCAAAG gtgtACAAAGTTTTAAGAGGGCAATATCATCAAAGTTGGTTGCCAAAAAATCAACTCGAGTGGTACTACAACGAAGTTTGGTGTAAAGAAAAGAGCAAAAAAGCAGAATACGCGCTTCCAAAACTTCACGATGCGCTTCAAAGATTTGCAATAACTTTTCATCTACTAAAACGATTTCGGCTGAACTCGAATATCAACGTCGAGTATACAATGAACAAACGGAATGATATCATGGCAGGAATGCAGAATGAAGTTCATAGA atGCTCTGTGAAGTAGAAACTGCGATCTTAAACTTAGGCTTGCAACTCCCACAATCTCACAAAGCAATAATAGTAACATCAAATTCAGATTGGGCTATGGAAGGCGACCTAACATTGATGTTAATCCAAGATTGGGGTGTCCTCCGACTATACCAAGCATTCTTGAACGATTGGACTAGAGCATTCCGCAACGCAACGGCTATCGGGCCCGGAACTTGCGACCCTAATGCAACGAAGCCTATTTTCTACCGAGCGAAGCAGAAGAACCCGAAGAAGAAGCGACGATTGAAGCCCAAAAAGCTGGACCCGAACAAGAAAAAACagaatattaaaagtaatattaatattaatgatgacaataataattttaatactactattaataataataataataataataataataataataacactaGTAACAATAGAAGTGGTGTAGTTAGGAATAATGAAATAGTCGTGGGAGTTAATGGCAAAGTTATTCATTCTCGTAGACGAGGCGTTAGACAACGAATGGCTAAAAATAGACGAAAAAAAACTAgacattaa